From Deltaproteobacteria bacterium:
CCGGAACTTGATCTCGTCGGGGCAATCGACGCGGATCTCGGGGGTGGACACGACGGGGGGCAGGTCCGACAGGAGGGCGCTCAACGGGCGCCCCTCCTTCGCGAGGATCTCGAACAGCCGCGCGGAGGCGTAGATGGCGTCGTCGAACCCCAGATAGCGATCCCGGAAGAAGACGTGCCCGCTCATCTCCCCCGCCAGTTCGGCGTTTTCCTCCTTCATCTTCGCCTTGATGAGGGAGTGCCCCGCCTTCCACATCACCGGGCGCCCTCCGTGCCGCGCAATGTCGTCGTAGAGGTTCTGCGACGACTTCACTTCCGAAATGATCGCCGCCCCCGGCTTGCGCGACAGGATCTCCCGCGCGAACAGGACCAGCAGGTAGTCCCCGTAGATCACGTTCCCCTGTTCGTCGACCGCCCCGATCCGATCGGCGTCGCCATCGTACCCGACCCCGACGTCCGCCCCGATCGCCCTCACTTTTTCCACGAGGAACCGGAGGTTCTCCGGGACCGTGGGGTCCGGAAAGTGGTTGGGGAACCGGCCGTCCGGATCGCAGAACAGTTCGGTGACCTCCATCCCCATCTCCCGGAACAGGGCGGGGGCCACCGCTCCGCCCGTTCCATTTCCCGCGTCCACGACCACCTTGAGTTTCCGTGGGATCGAAAGGTTTCCCGCGACGAACTTCCGGTACTCGGAAATGATCTCCCGGGAGACGATTTCTCCCTTCCCCTCCCGAAATGTCCCCCGCTCGATGACGCGCCGAAGCTCCTGGATCCGCTCCCCGTACAGCGTGCCGGTCCCGACGCACAGCTTGAAGCCGTTGAACTCGGGGGGGTTGTGGCTCCCCGTGATCATGACGCCGCCGTCGGCGCCGAAATGGTGGATGGCGAAATAAAGGACGGGCGTCGGGCAGACGCCCACGTCGATCACCTTGAGCCCGGCGGAGAGGAGCCCCTCCGCCATCGCATCCCGGAATCCGGGCGAGGAAAGGCGGCAGTCGCGCCCGAGCGCCACCGTCCGAACGCCGTCCGCCGCCACGAGCGTGCCGTACCCCTTCCCGAGCAGGACGACCGCGTCCCGGTGAAGATCCCTCCCCACCAGGCCGCGGACGTCGTACTCGCGGAAGATCAGCGGATTGATCGCTCCCATGCCGTCAGTCGAGGTGGATTTCCATGTAGGTCCTGGAGGTACGGCGGGCGACCTTGGTCCGGTGCGCGGCGCGGGAGACCTCCTTGGCGACGATCGGCGCGACCTTCCGGTTGAAGACCGACGGAATGATGTAATCCTCGGAGAGCTCCTCCTTGCCGACGCACGAGGCGATCGCGTACGCCGCGGCGAGCTTCATCTCCTCGTTGATGCACGTGGCCCGCGAATCGAGCGACCCGCGGAAGATCCCCGGGAAGCACAGGACGTTGTTGATCTGGTTCGGGTAGTCGGAGCGCCCCGTCGCCATGATCCGCACGTAGGACGCCGCCTCCTCGGGCATGATCTCCGGGTCGGGGTTCGCCATGGCGAAGACGATCGGGTCCTTCGCCATCTTCTTCAGGTCGTCCACCGTGATGAGCCCCGGGGCCGCCAGGCCGATGAACATGTCGGCGCCCGCGATCACGTCCGAGAGCTTCCCCTTCTCATTGAACGGGTTCGCGTTCTCGGCGTACCACTCCTTCATGAAGTTCATGTGCTGCTTGCGCCCCTTGTAGATCGCCCCCACGCGGTCCACCCCGATGATGTTGCGCGCGCCGGCGTTCATGATGATCTTGCTGCACGCCACCCCGGCGGCCCCGACGCCCGCCACCACGATCTTCATGTCCTCGATCCGCTTCTTGACGATCTTGAGGGAGTTGAGCAGCGCGGCCAGCACGACCACCGCCGTCCCGTGCTGGTCGTCGTGGAAGACCGGGATCCCCATCTCGGCCTTCAGGCGCTCTTCGATCTCGAAGCAGCGCGGCGCGGAGATATCCTCGAGGTTGATCCCCCCGAAGGTGGGCTCGAGCGACTTGACGATCCGGATGATCTCCTCGGGATCCTTCGTGTTGAGGCAGATCGGCCAGGCGTCGATCCCGCCGAACTCCTTGAACAGCATCGCCTTCCCTTCCATGACCGGCATCGCCGCCTCGGGGCCGATGTCCCCCAGCCCCAGCACCGCCGTGCCGTCCGAAACGATGGCGACCGCGTTCCTCCGGATCGTCAAGGAGAACGACTTTTTCACGTCCTTGTGGATCGCCATGCACACCCGCGCGACGCCCGGGGTGTACGCCATGGAGAGGTCGTTCCGGGTCTTCACCGGGATCTTGTTGTGGACCTCGATCTTGCCGCCGAGGTGCATCAGGAAGGTCCGGTCGGAGACGTTCACGACCTTGACCCCCGGGATCTGCTTCACGGTGTTGATGATCTCCTGCGCGTGGTCGATCCCCCGGGCCCGCGCGGTGATATCCCGGATGACCGTTCCCTTCCCGTGGCCGGAGAGATCGATCGCCCCGATGTCGCCGCCGGCGGTACCGATCGCGGTGGTCACCTTGCCGAGCATGCCGACCTTGTTCTGGATCTCCAACCGCATTGTGATGCTGTAGCTTTCGCTTGGAGAAAGCGTCATGGCCATGATTCCCCCCCCCTGCATGTTGGTGGTGCGGATACAATCGCGTACTTCAGGCACGGCGGTAGACCACCACATCGAACCCCTGGACGTCAACCTCGAAGACGAATCCCTCGACGGCGCAGGTGAGGAGGTCTCCGGGCTCGTGCGCATCGGGCCCGGCGGCGAACGCCCCCAGGGCGACGAGTGCGTCGATCATTCCCCGCACTTCCCGGAACGTCAGGTCCATGGCGGTGATGACGTTGTAGACGCGCCCGTTGTGGGAGATCGGGTATACATCGAAATCGTCCATGTCCATCCCTTGCCTCTTCCCGCGGTTCATTTTTCCCAGTCTACCACGCGGGATTGAAAGAACCTTTCCCGTCTGGTACCTTCAACTCATCAGTGTAGCGTCTCGCGGAAACCGGAGGAATCCCTTGCTCATCCAGGACGTCCTCGAGCACAACGCCCGCACCCATCCCTCCCGGGTCGCCCTCGTCGCGGCGAAGGAGGAAGTGACCTACCGGGAACTGCGCGACCGGGTCGGAGGCTACGCCGCCGTGCTCCGTTCGGGGGGGATCGGCAAGGGGGACCGCGTCGCGATCCTCGCGCAGAACTCCATCCTCTACCTGGAGGCCCTCTTCGCGGTGACCCGGGCGGGCGCCGCCCTCGTTCCGCTGAACCACCTGCTGATCGGACGGGAATTGGTCGCCATCCTCGAGGACGCGGATGTGAAGGCGCTCCTGTTCACGGAGGAGTTCCGCGACCGGGTCGAGGAGATCCGTCCTTCCCTGCCGGGGATCGGCTGCTTCGTGCGCATCGACGATCCGGAGCTGCCGAAGAAGGGAGAAGACGACGCGCCGGACCCGTCTCCTCCCGTCCTCGAGACGGACATCGCGCTGGTGATCTACGACGGCGGGATATCGAGCCGTCCGCGGGGAGCGATGCTCTCCCACCGGAACCTGCTGGCCGCCTCCGCCTCTTCGGCGCTCGAGCTTTCCCTCTCGCGGAACGACGTCTTTCTTTCGTGCGCCTACCTCCCCTTCCTCGGCGGGACGGGACGGCTCCTGCGATTCCTTTACGTGGGGGCGACGATCGTCCTCCAACCCGAGTTCGACCCGGAGGAGGCGCTGCGCGCGATCGAACGCCGGTCCGTCACGCGGGTGCTCCTCACCCCGACGATGATGGCGCAGATCCTCGCCTTCCCCTCCGCGGGAAAGTTCAACCTTTCCACCCTGCGGACCGTCCTGTACGGCGGCGCGGTGATCCCGCTGGACCTGCTCAAGCGCGCCATCCGGTTCTTCCGGTGCGGCCTCGTCCAGTCCCACGGCCAGGTGGAGTCCGCCGGCATCCTGACGGTCCTGCCCGAGGAGGATCACTCGCTGGACGAGAGCACCCCCTACATGCGGAAGCTCATGTCCGTCGGAAAAGAGGCGATCGGTGTCGAGGTCCGGGTGGTCGGCGAGGACGGCCGGGAGATCGCCCCGAACGAGGTGGGCGAGATCGTGGCCCGCGGACCGAACGTTTTCGAGGGGTACCGGAACGACCCGGCCCTCACCGCCAAGATCCTGC
This genomic window contains:
- a CDS encoding AMP-binding protein, with amino-acid sequence MLIQDVLEHNARTHPSRVALVAAKEEVTYRELRDRVGGYAAVLRSGGIGKGDRVAILAQNSILYLEALFAVTRAGAALVPLNHLLIGRELVAILEDADVKALLFTEEFRDRVEEIRPSLPGIGCFVRIDDPELPKKGEDDAPDPSPPVLETDIALVIYDGGISSRPRGAMLSHRNLLAASASSALELSLSRNDVFLSCAYLPFLGGTGRLLRFLYVGATIVLQPEFDPEEALRAIERRSVTRVLLTPTMMAQILAFPSAGKFNLSTLRTVLYGGAVIPLDLLKRAIRFFRCGLVQSHGQVESAGILTVLPEEDHSLDESTPYMRKLMSVGKEAIGVEVRVVGEDGREIAPNEVGEIVARGPNVFEGYRNDPALTAKILRDGWLRTGDVASIDEEGYIYIVDRKRDTLTVEGISISPREIENILCEHPSVKEAAVVPRPDYTMGEVPVAVVVLREGASVDPEEILGHCRRNMAPFKVPRAIEFIPALPRNAQGKVLKARLRDRQAIRRPR
- a CDS encoding phosphomannomutase/phosphoglucomutase; this translates as MGAINPLIFREYDVRGLVGRDLHRDAVVLLGKGYGTLVAADGVRTVALGRDCRLSSPGFRDAMAEGLLSAGLKVIDVGVCPTPVLYFAIHHFGADGGVMITGSHNPPEFNGFKLCVGTGTLYGERIQELRRVIERGTFREGKGEIVSREIISEYRKFVAGNLSIPRKLKVVVDAGNGTGGAVAPALFREMGMEVTELFCDPDGRFPNHFPDPTVPENLRFLVEKVRAIGADVGVGYDGDADRIGAVDEQGNVIYGDYLLVLFAREILSRKPGAAIISEVKSSQNLYDDIARHGGRPVMWKAGHSLIKAKMKEENAELAGEMSGHVFFRDRYLGFDDAIYASARLFEILAKEGRPLSALLSDLPPVVSTPEIRVDCPDEIKFRVVEEVARIVAPQAREVIDVDGIRALFDGGWGLVRASNTQPVLVLRFEGRDEAAVRRIRGVMEEAVERARAATGA
- a CDS encoding NAD-dependent malic enzyme produces the protein MTLSPSESYSITMRLEIQNKVGMLGKVTTAIGTAGGDIGAIDLSGHGKGTVIRDITARARGIDHAQEIINTVKQIPGVKVVNVSDRTFLMHLGGKIEVHNKIPVKTRNDLSMAYTPGVARVCMAIHKDVKKSFSLTIRRNAVAIVSDGTAVLGLGDIGPEAAMPVMEGKAMLFKEFGGIDAWPICLNTKDPEEIIRIVKSLEPTFGGINLEDISAPRCFEIEERLKAEMGIPVFHDDQHGTAVVVLAALLNSLKIVKKRIEDMKIVVAGVGAAGVACSKIIMNAGARNIIGVDRVGAIYKGRKQHMNFMKEWYAENANPFNEKGKLSDVIAGADMFIGLAAPGLITVDDLKKMAKDPIVFAMANPDPEIMPEEAASYVRIMATGRSDYPNQINNVLCFPGIFRGSLDSRATCINEEMKLAAAYAIASCVGKEELSEDYIIPSVFNRKVAPIVAKEVSRAAHRTKVARRTSRTYMEIHLD